The following DNA comes from Nicotiana sylvestris chromosome 10, ASM39365v2, whole genome shotgun sequence.
gattgaaatgaggctgagggcctagatttgatgccacgagatggtttgatattgcgcttgggccgtaaggggcccctctcggagtctatacacccccagtgagcgcgggtacctattgtgatgtgagattgagcctgaggggctgacaTTGTTTTGAGATTAAGCCTGaagggctggtactattctgagatattgctcaggggcgaatttgttgatactatgcccgaggggcaaatcTTTTGCATGTTATTTaactgtcaattacttgttttacttgctgaaaaagggattttacttgattcttcactgatttactgtttcTAAGTGATTTAACTGGTTCGGTATAGAATGCCTTGTCTTTTATGTGTTTtattaccttcagtcattatttatatttattactcactaggtcggagtacccacattactccctgcatcgtgtgtgcagattcaggcatagcaggtcccgctcctgagtgttgatcccTCCAATCCAGGCagtgtttcggagactacgaggtagctgttggcatctACAGCCCCCGTATCTCCCGTATCTTATTATTTCTATGTTCTTCAAATAGTTGTACCAGATATTGTATGTAGTAGACTTGTATCaggatccttagttgctcatgacttgtgacaccccggttagggctgtggcGGTTGGATTTCCTctttgttatctctatttccgCTAATTGTGCTATTAAATTATGTTTGAACTATTCTTATGCTATTTAACTACCTAAAAGGACAAACTGTGTTAgactggttggccttgtcttcatgagagacgccatcacgatcgggttcggggttagggtcgtgacaagttggtattagagtctAGGTTaaataggtctcacgagtcatgagcatgtttagtagagtcctgcggatcggtatggagacgtctgtatttatcctcgagagactgcagaacctttaggaaaaacttcatattcttgaaattcttgtcgtgcgaatagtaatagaatcaacaatcaaatgcacatgaaaggaacaaccagaGCCAAACAACTCCACAATCTCtctttttcccctttcaacattatttcatcataTCAATGGTTTCAcgactttcacatatttttatttcaataatgatttcgatcactttttcACCCTTATTatctcggccacccttatcaccacaacccacaccttattacttcgtgttgcggatcgcaacccaatcccaccggacaatcatatttcacataacaacaacaacaacaattcacaaagagtgttcataaacatcaataccaattCCAACATATACAGTACCCCGTACACAATTCAAGTCACAACAATAATTGCCCACAACAAGTAACATATGATATTGCACAATTGTTTCAATtgtatcaattacgatttctttccatcgtTTGTTCCACAGGTCTTACCACGTAACACATTCATACCCACACGCACTTGTGTTATTGCCATTTTACTTACACCACAATAACGGAAaacttaaccaacaacgttcaaggcACATTAATCATAGGAATTTCAcaaatagtccacataagtaacaTATACCAATTACCCATACAccaacaaggtgactttacaaaggttaaagttagccatacatacttgGAGCCGAATTCCCTTTTTAACTTCTACTTTCAATTCACCAATAGCCTAGTACCgtcaatctagttcacaagttagaacatataacttagaattgaagttcacaaactcagTTCGAACTTACGTAGGTTTCCAACCCCTCTTTTGTAAATCTTTAGttctacccaattcctcttactagattctaggttttaaaaGACATGCATGTGTATCTCAACTTCCATTTTAAAGAATTAACACATGAGAGTCCccttttttgtttaaattttaaaacaatgaaaaagggttggggattttaccttcaagaacggagatgaagacaattacttgaaattcccGACCCGAGTgactttgaaaaatcaaattgaTAGAGACAAGACTTTCTCTCTCAAGAATCCTCTCTTCCCTCTCTTTAGTTTTATTCAGAAAATAGGTTAAAATAAGGGGCTGGGATGTTTTATTGAAAAGGGGGTcgagtttaaaatttagaaaattggagcccggGTTAGGTATGTGATcgcactttgcgatcgcagagtggaaatgcggtccgaagtatggaccgcaaaagtgctcccaaaatctgaacacaTTGCCTGGGTATGCGGCATAAATGCGATCCGCGTACtcattctgcggtcgcataatgcaccgcagaattGCCCCTTACAAAAATCCCAAGGaaaatatgcgacgactatgcggtccgcatatcggttatgcgatcgcatatcaggTCGCAGATTTAACCTCCAATTTGACTAACATACTGACTCACTTTGCagcgattatgcggtccgcatacctgatatgcgaccgcattttCGACCGCAAAAtcgcattttctggaaaatagTATTTCATGACTTTTTATAGCATAGATTAGTACAAAAGGTCTGAACTACCGGGTTTTGAGTACAAGTTTTTACGgagccttacatcctcccccacttaaatcattcgtcctcgaatgaggattttGGAAATCGGTTGGTTTTGAAAACATGAGATGcaaactgttttttttttaaatatttttccagagtttcctttgtaattagacttatctacctgtcagagagcccccAAAACATTATTTCCAAGCACCATTATGTTATCCCTATTATCCCTACAACTGGTATACAATTCATTACCTCAACACCTGCACATAATTTGGCCACCTCAATGAGTTCCATACAGTCCAACCACTTCAATGCACTATACGCATTTCAATTAATCATTACCAATCTATACTACCTTTAATCATTCACTTATCACATGAGATCTTACAAAACATTCACTTACCAAAAAGGGGCTTGCGCATGACTCAattaatcacaacacatacaattCTTGCACAACCTGAGGAGTTACAATAGTAAAGCATTTAGGGAAAAATATGGAGTGTCTTTGCACCAGATTGAACATAACATCAATTTACATAGATACAAGAGTTCGCACGATCACTACTAGACTTGTTCAAACAGATGgggatatttttctttcatttcacttTCCGCTTCCCACGTGGCTTCCTCGACTTGTTGACTTTGCCATAGCACTTTAACTGAAACAACTTCCTTGTTTCTCAATttgcggacttgcctatcaagaatagcgaccagaatttcttcatatgataacCCTTCACTGACCTCGATAGCCTCAATTGGCACGATGGTGGATGGGTCTCCAACCACTTTCcttaacatagacacatggaacaccgggTGCACTGATGACATTTCAGGCGGCAATTCCAGTCTATAGGCCACCTGTCCTATCCTTTGAGTGACCCGATACGACCTGATATATctaggactcaacttccctttctttccaaatcgtATGACTCCCTTCAGAGGAGATACCCTCAAGAACACCCAATCATCTACTTGGAATTCCAATTTCCTTCGACGAATGTCCGCATAAgatttctgacgactctgagcaaCTTTCAGCCTTTCCTGAATGATTTTAACTTTTTCCATAGCCTGGTGCACGAGATCTGTCCCTAACAATTCTGCTTCACCCACTTAGAACCATCTAATCGCagacctacatctcctcccgtacaaTGCCTCAAAcggggccatctgaatgctaacATGGAAGCTGTTATTctaagcaaattctataagtggcaagtgatcatctCAATTACCTTTGAAATCCAAGACATGTAACATATCTTCAAGCATCTGAATATTCCGCTTCGCTTgaccgtcagtctgcggatggaaAGCCGTGCTGATattcacctgagtacccaaaccttgctaaaatttcttccaaaaattagctgtgaactgggcccctcgatctgaaataaTAGAAAGAGGAGTGCCATGAAGCCTTACTATTTCATTGATATACAGTTGAGCATATTGTTCCCCAATATCTGTGGATTTGACTGGCAAGAAGTGAGCTGATTTGGTGAGTCGATCCactattacccaaattgagtcgaacttgcgctGAGTGCAAGGTAATCCTACCacgaaatccatgttgatcatctcccatttccacattggtatTTCCACAAGCTGAGTTAACCCACCGGGCCGCTGGTGCTCAGCTTTTACTTGCTGGCAATTCGGACATTTAGATACAAAGTCCACCACACCCCTCTTCATACCGTTCCActaataaatttccttgagatcacgGTACACTTTCATTGAACCTGGGTGCAcagaatacctggaattatgaGCCTCTGCCATTACCCTCCCCCGAAGATTATCCACAACTGGAACACATAGCGTACCTTGACATCGTAATACACCATCCTCACTACcgagtgaaaattttgaagtcTTGTTATTCAAAACTGCCTCTTTCATCTGTGCTAATGCTGGATCAATGAGCTGTTTTTCCTTGACTTCCGCTACCAGTTACGATTCTGCTCCATTACGCACCATAACCTTCCCCTCGTATGAGGTCGAAATACGAACCCCCAGACTGGCCAATTGATAAACCTCCCGAGCCAAAGGCCTTTGATCCgctcccaaatgagccaaactacccaGGGACAAGCCACCACATTcaccttccctggatggtatagaATATCCATATCATAGTCTTTGATCAATTCTAACCACCGCCGctgccttaaattcaactccttctgcttgaacaaatattggagactcttgtggtccgagaacacatccacatggaacccataaagataatgccgccatattttcaaggcaaatacaACTACCGCAAGTTCCAAATCATgcgtcggataattcttctcgtgattcttgagttgccttcAAGCATACGCTATAaccttcccatgttgcatcaacacacaccccaaACCGACCctggaggcatcacaataaaccacAAATCCTTCTGTGCCTTCCGGCAAGGTCAATATCGATGCAGAGGTCAATCTTGACTTCAATTCCTGAAAACTTTTCTCACAAGCGTCGGACtattggaacttaactgctttctgtgTCAATTTAGTCAAAGGGGAGGCGAGGGTagagaatccctccacaaacctccgATAATACCCCGCTAAACCCAAGAAGCTACGGATCTCCGTCGGGGTCATGGGTCTAGGCCAATCTTTTACTACTGCAATCTTTTGGGGATCCACCTGAGTCCCTTCACTGGAAACAACATGTCCCAGAAAGGTAATGGactccaaccaaaattcacattttgaaaatttagcatacaactggtgctgataaagggtctgcagaactgccctgaggtgatcggcatgatcctcccggctccgcgaataaacaaggatgtcatcaatgaaaacaatcacaaaggagtctagaaatggcttgaagacccgattcataagatccatgaaagctgtcggGGTGTTGGTTAACCCACAAGACATGACCAAGAATTCTAAGTGACCATAGCGAGTTCTGAAAGCGGTTCTAGGAATATCCTGttctctgatcttcaattggtgatacacggaccgtagatcaattttggaaaagaagttcgcaccttgcaattggtcgaacaaatcatctatctgaggcaaaggatatttattcttgatggtgaccttgttaagctgccgataatcaatacacatccgaagcgacccatccttctttctA
Coding sequences within:
- the LOC138879673 gene encoding uncharacterized protein, which encodes MGEGFAQSSVRPPAPVGSGVVRGGAHGRGVSSRFYALSGRQSAEASPDVATGILSVQVIDCYALIHPGSSLSYDTPFITSSFGVEPEQLHESFFVLTLVCDSIIATRVYRNCVVMVCGRATTTDLIELEMVDFDVIMGMDWLYSCFAKLDWRTRVMRLELPNEPVIEWKGNGVVPTGRFISYLKASKMIRKGFIYHLVRVADTTSKVSVPESVPVGKEFLEVFPDKLPGIPSDREIDFGIDVLPDTRTISIPPYRMAPAELRELKEQLKDLLEKGFIRPSVSPWGAPVLFVRKKDGSLRMCIDYRQLNKQVKAEHQRPGGLTQLVEIPMWKWEMINMDFVVGLPCTQRKFDSIWVIVDRLTKSAHFLPVKSTDIGEQYAQLYINEIVNISTAFHPQTDGQAKRNIQMLEDMLHVLDFKELLGTDLVHQAMEKVKIIQERLKVAQSRQKSYADIRRRKLEFQVDDWVFLRVSPLKGVIRFGKKGKLSPRYIRSYRVTQRIGQVAYRLELPPEMSSVHPVFHVSMLRKVVGDPSTIVPIEAIEVSEGLSYEEILVAILDRQVRKLRNKEVVSVKVLWQSQQVEEATWEAESEMKEKYPHLFEQV